The sequence below is a genomic window from Glycine max cultivar Williams 82 chromosome 20, Glycine_max_v4.0, whole genome shotgun sequence.
aaatcttatttttaaaaaactctcTCTGTCACATAGATTTGTTCCCATGGAAAAGAAACACTAAAAACAAGTTTCTTCACTTAAGAAACCTTCATTGGAGATGCTCTAAGCAATTCATTTAAGCAAAACACTACTAAGAGCATTTCTAATGGGTGTAATTAAAGCATCCCTTTTGAGTTCTTTACTTATTGGTCTGCACAATATCACATCATTGTTGAACAACTCAcacatattttagtttaatgatataattttaagcAACCCTTAAATGACTCCTTTTAAATGAAccttaaataaaatgattttttttttatacttatagCAATTCTTGCTTATAGAAGCAACCAAAGCTTAATTTTAAGCAACCCAACATGACACGTAGATCATATctaatgaacaacaatatctaAATATAAACAACTGATTAAGCAACTAACGTAAGCATCCAAGTTGaaaatattcttatatattaaaaatatttatttattataaattttcattacaTAAAAATAAGCGTTTATCTTATGAAATACtcatactaaaataatatttataattaataccaAATCAATCTAATAATATGGGTGTCAGCAGGTCAATTTGGTTAAACTCATGACTCAACCCAATCAAATTTGAATGGGTTAGTTTAGGTTgattttctaagaaaaaaatgaaacccaACCCAAACCAACCTGTTTGTAAACAGTTTGGGTTGGGTTGGGTCAACGggttaaaacatttaattttctatgttttttttttaaaacgtaatattttttataaattaaattttttattaaatgaattagaCACAATTGCTTCTTGTTggattttttatcaaaaaaaaatttgtgatgTTGCCGCACTCGACTTGATCTATTTCACTGACTTGACTCCGATCTATCTATCTATTCATGGGAGATGAGAAATTAAACATACCATATTCGAGATAAGGAGTTTCAATAAGCATAGTAAGGATgagtttcaaatatttttttctatcaaaacCAATGGGATATTACGAGGTCTACTTATTGTAAATAGATTCGAAATATTTTTAGAAGTCCATTTGAAGTgactttaatcaataaaattattcgCTTTGATCTTGAAGGTTAAAGATGTGTTGATGTTTACTCAATCCAGGTCGATAAGTCTATGTAATCAATATAtaatagtatttaattttttaaaatttaaaattatatatgttatatattacacatattgataataataataataataatttaatacaaatcAATGGGTCAACACGTTCAGATGTTAAAACCTGTGACCCTAccaaaaattcaacaaatttgaTTAGTTCGATTTGGGTTTGaaccaaacacaaaaattattCAACACAAATGATTTGAATTGGATTGGGTCAATTCGAGTTCGTAGGTGACCAACACCCGCTTACACTCCTAATAAAAAAGTCATgggaaacataattaaaaaatattctcaagaaacactattttttaggaatgctatttttttttttaaataaagtgaacattgaaaataaatattcccAACTTTAAATTTCTAATAGCTAAAAAATTTTCCTATTTCAAGCACCCCCTAAGAGCATccgttaaaaaatatcaaaatatttttttttgttggaattcATATTTGGAGTATATTGAAAATCATATAGATatacattaatgatattttttaataaaaaattgacttaAATACTTTGTTCGTCTatgtaatttagtatttttttttattttcatctttgcaattttttatttttgttttagtccttataaaatatatttgttttgtttttcattcttaagttatttttttcactGTTTAGAGGATTTGTTTACTGTTTAAAACACTATCTAAAGTATTTTAAGgacacaaaattaaataaacatattttgtaagaactaaaatgaaaaaaaatataaagacaaaaattaaaaaaaatattgaaattggcTTATGTGCGGTCTCTTTTCAAGTTGTCCCTTCAAAATGATttcgttttaaaaaaaatattaacacaacTCTTAGAACGACTCATTTTAAAGGAACAGCATGGGAACaacttgaaaagaaataacagaGGAATCAAATCcgaacatatttaagcctaaaatgtttctattttaaatttcctAACCAGTGTGGACACTAGTTTacatttatcttaattttttgtcatcatAATATGTTAAAGTATTTAGTCAATCCTATTCTAACTTGGTCATTAATTACAACATATATAATCAAGTCAACGCCAGTTTAAGTTAAATCCATCCCATACTTATTTCACAAAGCGCactaataagtaataaatatagtaaactgtgttttaaaaataaggatGCACGATAATTAATTGTGTGGCAAAAACATAACAAGAAAGTAGAGGGAAAGAAATTGATATGGTTCTGAGTTTTATATGGTCAATTAATTTGATCGCgtctaagtgtttttttttctaactcaaGTTGATTCTCATCTGGTATTGGACCTTATTAAGGTCAGAATATGGACTTCGTTGAACGGTAAAGTTGAACATAACATCTTTTTTTGAATTGTGCTAAATGCATTGGTCTCTTGCATGTATATgatcaaataataaaacaaataatcacTTTCAAACAAAGGGAACACGAAGTAACGTTTGGTCATCCAGCTAAAAGAATACAATGAATTGATTCAGATAACAGCCTAGTCTTATAACATTATATGAGTACTTTGTCAAGCTCAGAAAAGGTGCATGTAATTCTTTAGAACAGGAGGGGGGGTCATTTATTTTTTGCAGAATTAATGTTTAGTTGGAAAAGGTTTATTAAACCCCTCGTACACTctcgataaaaataaataaattataggtCAGTACAATACAAGAGCTTGATTAAGTTGACTGGATTATCTTTGACCTCTCATTAATCTGATAGTGCGATGATCACATGATAAATAGATAGAGCATTACTATGTGCCATTTTTTACAAAGATATaacaaaagagaaattaaagaagGCACAAACATGAGAAAAAGCTGCCATTGGTCATCATTGAATTAATCTAAATCGAAGAATTAAGTTCTAGTTTCACTGTCACAGTTGACGTAGACATAGCAAAGTAAATAGGGTAAATCCTAAAGTCTGCATGCAATGTAACATAAAAATCTTGACAAAGGAAATAAAGTAttagtttatattttctttgattAATTTCACAGGCAAGATTCAATCCCCTTCGACACCAACTCCAAATGCATATGTTAATTGTTCAGTTTGCTGCATGGTCACAACGACCAAATTATACCTCACTGATAGAGTGGTTGAGAGGTACCACCTTTAAGCATTAACCTTGTACTGAATgtttaaaatgaagaaaaagaaatccaCTCATGAAATGAAAGAGTTGAATTTCTAaactaataaaattgaaaaaaaaaaaaaaaacaaattctcaAGATCAGTACTATACTTTTCTGCcggcaggaaaaaaaaatctatacttACCGTGCTTGCATTACTTATTCAATAATTCTATTATTAATTCACATGGATCGTAGAATgaaaattgtataaatataaaaaaatattcaaatatattaatttctaaattagtgtataaatatttgtattacacaagaatgaaaattatataaaaaatatatttaaactaaatgagTAAATGTTTTCTTCGCACTAAAAGAAAACTTTGCATAaaactatattaatatttatattatactaataaatatttaaatcattGAAGGGTAAATTTTTACATGAAGCTTTTTTTATTGAGCCTTCTCAACTATAAGCATGCCTAGAACACATTTTTTGACTCCTTGGTTTAATAATAACCataacaaaatcaatttaagaAATTACATAATTGAATTTAGTTTTGCCTTTCAGCTTAAGTCATCTTTTTTCTGGTTTTGATTTATATATCTCTTTCTTTTGGGGTTTTGCATCTTACTCCAGTGGGATTAACGTCTACTTGGACTGTTAGCCTATTATTGCTTATAGGCCTTCCCTTTGGTCCAATAAGTATATGGAGGTAGTACTGGGTTTtgggatgaaaaaaaaagagggccTTAAATTATAAGGACATTGCTATTGTCATTATCAGAATTGTTATTGACACAGTCAAGCCTTATCCAATAACCATTTTACCCTTTTAAGTATTCCTACACCCCCAACCCTTCTCCCTCCCTCTCTCACTTCTCCATCATAACATCCCCACCATTTCCTTTCCTCTCTCAcactattttctttcacttcatttttaattctaatcaaattaaattatgatacaaattaatatcattaattgatttaattactattaataaagataattaattcaattaagttTATAATTGGTAACTTCTATccaattaattcaatttaattaaaaaagataccgattaatattaaaaattatcaattatatggcaattaatttgatttcttttaaaaaaggtaacttcaatttaaaattaattaaaaactttagttaaaaatacacaatgaaatcatgtttttattatgtaaaaggggtgtaaaaaaaatacacaacaaaagtATGATTCTATTGATAAAATATACACCATAATCATGTTtccattgtgtatttttttttaacactcatttcatacaatataaatatgatttcaTTATGTTGTTTGGGACCAACAAAAATACAATAACGGAATCATGATTTCGTTATATTATTTTGagtgaaaaaattatacaatgaaatcataattttattacttatatgggatgaaaaaaattatacaacaaaatcatattttcattatagtttattttttcatGCCGTGTAGGTAAGGAAactatgattttgtttttgttgtgctACGTAATAATGCCATGgccattttgatttgtttttgggcTTTCATGTttcataagaagaaaaaaaaggaagtctACTCGGTTGCTTCCACTCGGTCCAACTTGAATGGCACAAGCAGGGGTGTTACTTGtaagtaaattaaattcaatcattcgtgaattgtttaaatttgactagttaaatattatattaattcaaGCTCAGTTATTTCACTAAACAAGTAAGTTTAAATTAGCAGAGTGAAAAAAAGGGAACGACGAAGATGAATTTgaagcaaaataattaaaaaaaattatcgatGTTTTGCGATATAAATCTGATCAAAGAGAGAAGTATCTGTTTAATTTTTCCCGGAAAAATTAGAAAGGAAcaccaacaaaagaaaataggaaaaaaaaaaagaagcaacaaGAAATTTCTCATTGGGTAGTATGGCACTATGGCTGATGGTATAATGTGGCTGATAATTAAGAAGCCAAGAAGATTCAGCATCAACTGGTTCATCAATTGGGTAATGATTAACAATTCACATTAGCAACTTTAGTTTTCCTTTGAGATGCATCAAATGAATCATTCTAAAGGAGAATACTAAACTCAGACGATCTCTGAGCTGTTTCCAGCATTGACCCTCAGTTTATGTGTCTTTCAGGCTGCAATATACATAGGAGTGTGCATTATGTTGGCTTCTACTATTGGTGGCTTGAGGAATATTATTGCTGATGCATCCAGTTATAGTTTCTACACCTAAACTATATGATGCTATTGCAATATGGCAAATATAATCAATCCAGTAAATCAAGCTGGATTAGATTATCTAATTTAATTAGGTCTTTGTTACTTTGAGCAGCTGTAGGCCTTTTTTCACAATGTTCTTTctctcgttttttttttaatggtaaaACGATGTCATGTCAGCAATGTGGAGATGTTGAAAAAAGTCGCAGATCTTCCATTTTTACTTGATTGCTTTTCTTCTCAAAATAGCTAAACTGCCATTGAGATTCTCGTGCTAGTGATTTTATGTAACCTTTCAAGCTGACGAATATCTTGTATAATGTAACTCCTGTTCACATTTGCAAAGGGGAAAAGGCAATTTGCTATTATTGTAAAacaagcttcttttttttttttttttcgtaatcACTAgtacttgaattaattatatttaagagtAATTAatcacatataaaataaaattaattatagttacatacaaaattaatcataattgtTAGATCAACCATGGTGTATATTTTGAGATGGATGCATATGAGTATTCGAAAAATAAGTGAAGAACTAATTATTGACACAAATAGTGCTACTTTAAATTTCGACTAACTCTTAATGTATTTTGCCAAAGAAGATATTGGTTCCTGTGGGACCATTTGGTACCAAATATCATcttctttttgtaaaaataaaaaataaaaaataaaaaataagcgGAGAACTGGGAGTTAATATGATGTATGTGATGACTGAGATTAAAATGCGATCTGAGAGTGAAGttgaattcaaagaaaaaatggCGTCGATAACTGGACCACAGATTCTACTGCACTCTGGTTCTCCATGGTTGAAACAGACGATGAAACCCTCGTCATCACCCTTTCTCCTCTTCCCAAAACACACTCCTCGTCGCACCTTCTGCTCCATCAATTCCAATTCCAAGGGTTCGAGTTCCATCGTTCCCGACCTCCTCCATTACCTGAACCACTCCTGGACCCAATTCCACGCCACAGCCGAAGCTAAACGACAATTACTCGCCGCCGGTTTCCACATGCTCGACGAGAACCACGACTGGCACCTCAAGCCCGGCGGACGCTACTTCTTCACCCGCAACATGTCCTGTTTGGTTGCTTTCGCCATCGGAGATAAGTCAGTTCACTTCTTTCTTCGCCTTCTCTCTTCTTTGTTCCGTTACGGTTTTGTTTGACGGGGTCGTTTTTGCCTAGGTACAATGTGGGCGACGGCTTTCACGTGATAGCGGCGCACACCGACAGCCCCTGCCTCAAACTGAAGCCCAAAACGGCGTCCTGCAAGTGTAACTACTCCATGGTGAATGTCCAGACTTATGGAGCTGGCTTGTGGTACACTTGGTTTGATAGGGATTTGAGTGTTGCTGGCAGAGTCATTCTCCGAAGTAGCCATAATTCTTATGTGCATAAGCTTGTCAAAATCAATAGACCCATTTTGCGCATTCCCACACTCGCCATTCATCTTGACcggtatatatattatatagacTTTATGTCATTCATCATTCATCATTCATCACACACACCATATGATTGTTAATTTCATCACGCGCTTTGTAGACTTGTTAGAATAACAAATGTAAGGTCATATGCTTGATATTTCCGGTTTTAAAGTCAACAATGTAGTTGTTGTGGTTTTCTTCAATATTTGTTCTAATTCGGATGCTGGTATATTGTTGTCCAgattgaagcaaccttgttaaAATTCAAGCAATTCAATTTTTGTTGGCTATTGTGTTGTAATATCAGAACAGTGTTACTACTTACTAGTAACTTAGGAATTTGTCTGGTTTCCATATTTGGCCCCAATATTGTTTCTTCCATTACTTCTTTGTCATATACCGGTGTTCTGCCACAGAAACATGCAAGCTACCAGCAGATTCTATCTCCCTCtcttatttgttttattgtttagCACAGTGAACCAGGATGGGTTTAAACCAAATCTAGAGACTCATCTTCATCCTTTACTCTCAATGAAGCCTGAGGACACTTCTTTGGAATCCAACTCCAAGGAGAAGAATAGTGCATTGTCATCCAAAGCTCATCATCATCGGCTGCTTATGCAGGTAGCTGTGTTGTCTATCCTTCATTCAAGTTCAATGTGAAGAATTGTCATAGGTTTGAACATATTGTGACTGTCAGAGGACAGTAAACCATGAATATCCTATGGAAAGATATTGATTTCAATtccaaaaacaaagaagaaacacACCTGGCAATATTGATTCAATTGATGCTGACCATCATATAAGAAACATTTGTACCTTTCAGATTACCATTCTTCTATAGTTGTAGTAGTACTTTATTAGTCTCAGAAAATTGTATgcaacttaatttttatatattcttttattcttcAGTTCATTACAAAGCAATATGCCAATGAATTGGTTGCATTAGATGTTTGGCATGTCAATATGTGGGAAGATGGGGAATGAAGATTTTCAGTCCAAGAAAGGGATGATTACATTGAGGGCAAGCAAGATTTTTTATTGCTTTCATATATTAGTTCTTAAATAAATCATGTGAGAAggatttaattgaattaattagagTAGCTGATAAATTATGCGAAAATGATACTAACACCATAATTACTAGTGACTTAACATGAATTCACATTGGGTCAAACTAGAATGATGTCTAGGTGTTTTAGCAATTGATAAGGGTAAAATGTAATACTGTTATTCTGAGAATgaaatagtttaatattttttccatcatgattttaaattatctgTGGTTTTAGTTACAGAATTACCTATCTTTGCTTACTATTCTTTATAATAGCCCTTGTATTAATTCGCAGGTACTGTCAGATGAGTTAAACTGTGATATTGATGACATAGTGAATATTGAACTGAATGTTTGTGATACTCAACCTAGCTGCCTTGGAGGTGGAaacaatgaatttattttttctggaAGATTAGATAATCTGGCCTCAAGTTATTGTGCATTAAGGGCACTTATTGACTCATGTCAATCTCCTGGTGACTTAGCAAGTGAAAGTGCAATTCGAATGGTTGCTTTATTTGACAATGAAGAGGTATTTCTTTATCTTGCTTAATTTGTgtgcttaatgttttatttatagatGTCAGATTTTGTTCCATTTTTGCTTGCCAACAAATAATTATGTGTTtgtaataatttcatttaataatattaaattcaaattgcTCATGCACCTGTagaacaccccccccccccccccccccccccccaaagaaaaagaaaaagaaaaaaagaacccAAGATGAGAAAGTTCCTTCATTTGAAAGCTGTAAAGCCATTTAGATAAAATAGGATTTTCCCTGTTACAATGCATATTTGTTCATCACAGTATGATGGCATTTTACTGTTGATTTCTCAATGCTATGTCTAACTGCTGCTATTTAGGTGGGTTCAGGTTCTGTTCAAGGAGCTGGAGCACCCACCATGTTTCAGGCCATGAGACGTATAGTTGGTGACTTAGCAAATAACTATGTTAGTGAAGGCTCTTTTGAGCGCACTATTCGCCAATCATTTCTTGGTATATCATCCACTTATCACCCTTCTAAAGTAAATTTGAGGCAAATGATACCCAAGGGTTGATACCATCAGCTTGATTATAATATTGTGGATTGTTTGCAAACTTCAGTTGTCCATCATGTGTTATAGATCTACTAGAATACCCAATTACAATTGATTCTGGAAAAGTTTAGGGCTCAAAAATTATGGAAAGTTCAGaatttgtaaatataaaataagaatggTGTAGTGTGGGACCCTCTCTTTTGGTTGCTAGATCTATTAGAATGCCAATTTGATTTTTGGATACAaaccaaatttttaattaaataaaaaaagagggtaAAAGAGGTTATGCATGAATTCCTTGTAGTTTGGACTGGGAACTCGTCTCTGTAGGAGTCTGTGACTCTATGACAGCAACTACTGCTGTATTATGCGTATTTTATGTGATTTAGTAATACTattcactatttatcaattGGCTTTCTATCAGGGACCACTAAAGGATCTTTTGGATTCTATTCTTTACAGTGTCTGCTGATATGGCCCATGGAGTTCATCCAAATTTTATGGATAAGCATGAAGAACTCCACCGACCAGAGCTGCAGAAAGGATTGGTTATTAAGCACAATGCAAACCAGCGATATGCTACTAGTGGAATcacatcttttctttttaaagaagTTGGAAAAATCCATAACCTTCCAACTCAGGTAGTTCTTCTTTATGGTTGCATTTGTTTATACACATGTATGTATATCTATTTATGAAGTATGAAGTGCGAATTATTTGATTGCAAGTTATTTGATTGACatgtcaaaaatataaaattctctTCAATAGCCACATCATATACTATGCTAATCTGTTAGCTTCTCCTTgatttacatatttttcttgatttaCTTTTCTCAACATCAGTTAAATTTCCTATAAACTATCTTAATTACTGGAGTTACTCTTTGAAT
It includes:
- the LOC100790595 gene encoding probable aspartyl aminopeptidase — translated: MMYVMTEIKMRSESEVEFKEKMASITGPQILLHSGSPWLKQTMKPSSSPFLLFPKHTPRRTFCSINSNSKGSSSIVPDLLHYLNHSWTQFHATAEAKRQLLAAGFHMLDENHDWHLKPGGRYFFTRNMSCLVAFAIGDKYNVGDGFHVIAAHTDSPCLKLKPKTASCKCNYSMVNVQTYGAGLWYTWFDRDLSVAGRVILRSSHNSYVHKLVKINRPILRIPTLAIHLDRTVNQDGFKPNLETHLHPLLSMKPEDTSLESNSKEKNSALSSKAHHHRLLMQVLSDELNCDIDDIVNIELNVCDTQPSCLGGGNNEFIFSGRLDNLASSYCALRALIDSCQSPGDLASESAIRMVALFDNEEVGSGSVQGAGAPTMFQAMRRIVGDLANNYVSEGSFERTIRQSFLVSADMAHGVHPNFMDKHEELHRPELQKGLVIKHNANQRYATSGITSFLFKEVGKIHNLPTQEFAVRNDMGCGSTIGPILASGVGIRTVDCGIAQLSMHSIREICGKEDIDIAYKHFKAFYQNFSSVDKMLTVDT